From Kitasatospora sp. MAP12-44:
GGTGCTGCTGCTCGACGAACCGCTCGGCGCGCTGGATCTCAAGCTGCGCCACGAGATGCAGGTCGAGCTGAAGCAGATCCAGCGCGAGGTGGGCATCACCTTCGTCCTGGTCACCCACGACCAGGACGAAGCCCTGACCATGAGCGATCGGGTGGCCGTGCTCAGCGGCGGCCGGATCGAGCAGGTCGGCACGCCCGCTCAGGTGTACGAGCACCCGGCGACCGCGTTCGTCGCCGGGTTCGTCGGCACCTCCAACCTGCTGGACGGCGACAGCGCGATGCAAGTGGTGGGCGAGACAGGGTTGTTCAGTGTCCGGCCAGAGAAGATCAGGATCGCGCACCCCGACGACCCGGCGGGTCCTGACGAACTGTCGGCGCCCGGACGGGTCGCCGAGGTCGTCTACGCCGGCGGCCACACCCGCTTCCTGGTGGACCTGGAGGCCGGCGGGCGGCTGACCGCCGTCCGGCAGAACCTCGACGAGGGCTCGGCCGACGTACTGCGCCACCGCGGCGCCGAAGTGGTCCTCGCCTGGCAGCGCAAGCACACCGTCCGCGTCGGCTCGTGAGAGCACAGCACCATCTACCCACCCCAGGATCGGAGTTCAAACAGATGCTCACCAGCTGGCTCGTTCGAGTGGCGGCGGCCACCGGCGCCGTCCTCCTGGCCGCCGGGTGCACCAGCACCAGCACCGGCACTGCGACCACGGCCCACGGCTTCACCCCGCCGAAGCTGGCGATGAAGCAGAGCCTGGGCCCGGGGGAGGGCACGTTGAACCTGATCGCCTGGGCCGGCTACGCCGAGGACGGCTCGGACGACAAGACCGTCGACTGGGTGCACCCGTTCGAGCAGCAGACCGGTTGCCAGGTGAACACGAAGATCGCCGGCACCTCGGACGAGATGGTCTCGCTGATGAAGACCGGTCAGTACGACGCGGTGTCCGCCTCCGGCGACGCCACGCTGCGGCTGATCGCCGGCGGCGACGCGGCCCCGGTCAACACCGGGCTGGTCCCGAACTACGCCGATATCTTCGACGGGTTGAAGAACCAGCCCTGGAACTCGGTGGGCGGCCAGATGTACGGCATCCCGCACGGCCGCGGCGCCAACCTGCTGATGTACCGCACCGACAAGGTCTCACCCGCGCCCGACTCCTGGAGCGCGGTCTTCGACGGCGCCACGGCCCACGCGGGTCACGTCACCGCCTACGACTCGCCGATCTACATCGCCGATGCGGCGCTGTACCTGATGAAGACCCAGCCCGACCTCGGCATCAAGGACCCCTACGCGCTGGACGCCAAGCAACTGCAGGCGGCCGTCGACCTGTTGAAGGTCCAGCACAAGTCGATCGGCGAGTACTGGAGCGACTACCAGAAGGCGGAGAACTCCTTCAAGACCGGCGACACCGTCGTCGGTACCACCTGGCAGGTGATCGCCAACATGGCGCAGGCCGACAAGGCGCCGGTGCAGGCGGTACTGCCCAAGGAGGGCGCGACCGGCTGGTCGGACACCTGGATGATCTCGGCACACGCGGCCCACCCCAACTGCGCGTACCAGTGGATGAACTGGATCGTCTCGCCGAAGGTGAACGCCCAGGTCGCGCAGTGGTTCGGCGAGGCGCCGGCCAATGCCAAGGCCTGTGCGCAGACCACGGACCCGAACTTCTGCGGCACCTTCCACGCCAGTGACGACGCGTACTGGAAGAACATCTACTACTGGACCACGCCGATCAAGGACTGCCTGGACGGCCGCGGGCCGATCTGCACCGACTACGCCGCCTGGACGGCCGCCTGGACCGAGATCAAGGGTTGACCGGGGTGCTGCGCCTCGACCCGTCCGACCCGCTCGACCCGCCTCAAGTCATCGCCTCCCGAGCTCAACGGCGTTACGGGTTACGGCCGCTGGCCTCGCTGCTGGACCGGCATGCCCGGCTGCGGCTGGCGCTGCTGCTGACGGCGCCGATGGCCTGGCTGGTGGTCGCCTACCTCGGATCGCTGGCCGTGCTGTTCCTCTCGGCCTTCTGGAGCGTCGACGACTTCACCTACAACATCCAACGGGTATGGAACACGGCGAACTTCGCCACCATCCTGACCACGCCGGTCTACCGGGCCGTCGCCCTCCGCACGCTGGGGATCGCGGTCGCGGTCACCGTCGTGGACGCCGTGCTCGCGTTCCCGATGGCCTTCTGCATGGCCAGGATCGCCGGACCCAGAACACGCAGACTGCTCGTGGTCGCCGTGCTGACGCCGCTCTGGGCCAGCTACCTGGTCAAGGCCTACGCCTGGCGGGTGATGTTCAGCGAGGGCGGCGTCATCGACTGGTTGGGAAGGCCGTTCGGCGTCTCCAGCCCCGGATACGGGACGCCGGCGGTCATCGTCGTGCTGGCCTACCTGTGGCTGCCGTACATGATCCTGCCCATCTACGCGGGCCTTGAGCAGCTGCCGGCCAACCTGCTGGACGCCTCCGCGGACCTCGGGGCCTCGGCGGGCCGGACGCTGCGCTCGGTCGTGCTGCCACTGGTGCTGCCGTCGGTCTTCGCCGGGTCCGTCTTCACCTTCTCGCTCAGCCTCGGTGACTACATCGCGGTGCGGATCGTCGGCGGCAAGACCCAGATGCTCGGTACGGCGATCGCCGACAACGTCACGCTCAACCTGCCGCTGGCCGCCGCGCTGTCCTGCGTGCCGGTGGCGATCATCGTGGGTTACCTGCTCGCCGTGCGCCGGACCGGCGCCCTGGACTCGCTGTAGCGGAGGCTCTGTCCCGTGGTCTTCTCCCGAGCCGCCCGGCTGGCGCTGCGCGTCGCGCTCGCCCTCGGGCTGGGCGTCATCTACCTGCCGCTGGTGCTGGTCCTGGTCAACTCGCTCAACCGGGACCGCTCGTTCGCCTGGCCGCCCACCGGCCTGACCACCGAGTGGTGGCTCCGGGCCTGGCATTCCGAGGGAGCCCGCAGCGCGCTGGCCACCTCGCTGAAGGCGGGCCTGGGAGCCACCGCGGTGGCGCTGGTGCTCGGAACGATGACCGCCTTCGCCGTCCAGCGCTACCGGTTCTTCGGCCGGCAGGCGGTCTCGTTCCTGGTGATCCTCCCGATCGCGCTGCCCGGCATCGTCACCGGTATCGCACTCAACGCGGCGTTCCGCACCCTGCTCGGCCCGGTCGGCATCGGCTTCGGCCTGCTCACCGTCGTCATCGGGCATGCCACGTTCTGCATCGTGGTGGTCTTCAACAACGTCATCGCTCGACTGCGCCGCCTGGCACCGTCGGCCGAGGAGGCGTCGGCGGACCTCGGCGCGCACACCTTCCAGACCTTCCGGTACGTCACCTTCCCGGCCGTCCGGTCGGCGCTGCTGGCCGGCGCCCTACTGGCGTTCGCCCTGTCCTTCGACGAGATCGTCGTCACGACCTTCACCGCCGGCCCCGGCGTCCAGACCCTGCCGATCTGGATCTACGCCAATCTGGCGCGCCCCAACCAGGCCCCGGTGGTCAACGTGGTCGCCGCGATGCTGGTGCTGCTCTCCGTCGTCCCCGTCTACCTGGCCCAGCGCCTCTCCAACGACACCACGGGCAGCCGCTTCTAGCTGCTGTCGTGGGGAGGGAGGAGGGAGGGGAGGCCCGGGGTGGGAGGCTCGGGCGCCGACTGCGGTGGCCATCCGCAGACACAGGTGTTCTAGGATGTCGGCCCATGACGGATACACGGGGGACAGGGCAGGCCGGGAGTGACGTGCCGCTGGTGAGCGAGGGGGTGCAGCCCGACTGGGCGGCCCTGGCGGAGCGTCACCATCAGCAGGTCCATCGACGCAGGCAGATCCGGGTGGTGGTGAGCGGCGTGGTGGCCGCTGCCGCCGTCGGCGGGATCGTCGTCACCGCAGCCCAGGTGTCCGGTGCGACGCACAAGCCCGGCCACACCAACTCGACGGCGATCACCAGCCTCGGCAGCCGTGGCGCCACCGGCGATCCGAGTACCGTCACGGTCGTGACCGGCGACGATCCCACGGCCGGTGCGTCCTCCGCCTCGGCCACCGACCCGGCGTCCAGCGCCGGCCCGAGCTCCGCTGCCACGGCCGCCACGCCCTCCGCCGGCGCGTCAGGCGCAGCGCCGGCGACGGGCGGTGGTGGCGCGGCGGCCGGTCCGGCGAATCCCGCCGCTCCGCTGCCGGGCGCACCGGCCGCACCGGGTGCGCCGGTTGCGGGCAACACCCCGGCTGCGCCGGCGGCCGTCCCGACCGCCGCTCCGCAGCCCGCCCCGACCCCGACCAAGGCCCCGCCGCCACC
This genomic window contains:
- a CDS encoding ABC transporter ATP-binding protein, whose product is MNDLPAPGAVRLVGLAKTFNGGVRAVDGVDLTIGEGEFFAMLGPSGSGKTTVLRMIAGFELPTAGRVLLGGVDVTDRPPFDRDVNTVFQDYALFPHMTVDQNVGYGLMVKRVPKAERAVRVREALAMVRLDGFGPRRPAQLSGGQRQRVALARALVNRPKVLLLDEPLGALDLKLRHEMQVELKQIQREVGITFVLVTHDQDEALTMSDRVAVLSGGRIEQVGTPAQVYEHPATAFVAGFVGTSNLLDGDSAMQVVGETGLFSVRPEKIRIAHPDDPAGPDELSAPGRVAEVVYAGGHTRFLVDLEAGGRLTAVRQNLDEGSADVLRHRGAEVVLAWQRKHTVRVGS
- a CDS encoding ABC transporter substrate-binding protein — protein: MLTSWLVRVAAATGAVLLAAGCTSTSTGTATTAHGFTPPKLAMKQSLGPGEGTLNLIAWAGYAEDGSDDKTVDWVHPFEQQTGCQVNTKIAGTSDEMVSLMKTGQYDAVSASGDATLRLIAGGDAAPVNTGLVPNYADIFDGLKNQPWNSVGGQMYGIPHGRGANLLMYRTDKVSPAPDSWSAVFDGATAHAGHVTAYDSPIYIADAALYLMKTQPDLGIKDPYALDAKQLQAAVDLLKVQHKSIGEYWSDYQKAENSFKTGDTVVGTTWQVIANMAQADKAPVQAVLPKEGATGWSDTWMISAHAAHPNCAYQWMNWIVSPKVNAQVAQWFGEAPANAKACAQTTDPNFCGTFHASDDAYWKNIYYWTTPIKDCLDGRGPICTDYAAWTAAWTEIKG
- a CDS encoding ABC transporter permease, which encodes MVFSRAARLALRVALALGLGVIYLPLVLVLVNSLNRDRSFAWPPTGLTTEWWLRAWHSEGARSALATSLKAGLGATAVALVLGTMTAFAVQRYRFFGRQAVSFLVILPIALPGIVTGIALNAAFRTLLGPVGIGFGLLTVVIGHATFCIVVVFNNVIARLRRLAPSAEEASADLGAHTFQTFRYVTFPAVRSALLAGALLAFALSFDEIVVTTFTAGPGVQTLPIWIYANLARPNQAPVVNVVAAMLVLLSVVPVYLAQRLSNDTTGSRF
- a CDS encoding ABC transporter permease, with the translated sequence MASLLDRHARLRLALLLTAPMAWLVVAYLGSLAVLFLSAFWSVDDFTYNIQRVWNTANFATILTTPVYRAVALRTLGIAVAVTVVDAVLAFPMAFCMARIAGPRTRRLLVVAVLTPLWASYLVKAYAWRVMFSEGGVIDWLGRPFGVSSPGYGTPAVIVVLAYLWLPYMILPIYAGLEQLPANLLDASADLGASAGRTLRSVVLPLVLPSVFAGSVFTFSLSLGDYIAVRIVGGKTQMLGTAIADNVTLNLPLAAALSCVPVAIIVGYLLAVRRTGALDSL